The Paenibacillus sp. FSL R7-0345 DNA segment GCAGGTTAACTACGCTCCACAGCTCGAGGGAGCCTACGCCCTGGACCGGCTGCTGGAGGAGACCGGGCGTGATACCGGTATAGAGACCTCTTATCAGGTAGAGGGATATGCTTATCCGCTCTATCCGAGCATACAGGTGGTGCTCTACAAAAATGCCCGGGAGGCATTAACCAATGCCCTGCGGCACGGAAAAGCGACCTCTGTCTGGATCTCTGTAAACTACAGTGAGCGTGAGGTTATTATGGAGGTCGGCAACAACGGCCTGCTGCCCGAAGACGATCAGCTGCGCAGGCTGCAGACGGGCGGCGGCATGGGGCTGAAAGGAATGAGCGAGCGCACCAGCCTTGTTGGCGGAACACTGGAGATGCGTGCGGCAGCGCCCTTTACGGTGGTAACCAAGCTGCCTGTTTACAGGCAGGGTGATTTTAAGTGAGTACATTAACTTAGTTCAATAAGAGAGGAGCTCTCTATATGATTAAAGTTGTAATTGTTGACGATGATCCTTTTATCCGTGAGAGCCTGAAGGTGCTGGTCGGCCTGGATGCGGAGATTGAGGTAGCCGGCTGTGCCGGTGACGGCCGTGAGGCGCTGACGCTGCTGCAGGAGCTGCCCGATGCCGCTGACGTTGTCCTGATGGATATCCGGATGCCCGGCTGCGACGGAGTCGAGGGGACCCGCCGGATTAAGGCGGCTTTTCCGCAGGTATCTGTCCTGATGCTGACCACCTTTGACGATGACGAATATATAATTGAAGCACTGCGGGGCGGAGCCAGCGGGTATCTGCTGAAGAATATTCCGCCTGACCGGATTATTCAGGGGATCAAAACCGTACATCAGGGCAATATGCTGATCCACCCCGACATTGCCCGCAAAATGGCGGGATTTCTCCAGCCTGCTCCAGCCAGGCCGGATGCCGGGGAGATTCCCCCTTTGGATTCCTGCGGTCTGACTAAGGCCGAGCACGGCATCGTCGCCTCCATTGCCGAAGGGCTCACCAATAAAGAGATCGCTGCCAAGCTGTTCCTGAGCGAGGGCACCGTCAAAAACTACATCACCGACATCCTCAGCAAGCTTGGCCTGCGTGACCGCACGCAGATTGCGATTTTTTATTTGAAGAGCTCGCGGGGGTAGCAGTGTAATAACGATTGCTGATACAATCCCCACCATATGAAGGCCTGACAGTCACCGCCATTACCAATGCTATAGCTGTACTCATCGGAGCAGGGAGTAAAAGGAAGGTGCGGCTGTAACTTATGACCAAACACACGGAGCCCCGCCTCCCCCGGCGCTAACGGACCCAGATGCCCTTATTTCCACCTTTATCCAACATCTGTCATGCTAACGGACACCATCGCCTTTATTTACCTGAATTCTTGGTGTAAATGGCTGTTTATTAAGAAATAAGAGCAGTACAGTCCGTTAAAATGGTAAAGTTGCTCCACAGGGCAAAATAACGTCACTCAGGTCCGTTAACTCACCAGTCTCCCGCTATCTACGTGCGAGTACACTATAATAAATAAGGCCAGCTCCCCGCGGTTACAGCGGGAGGCTGGCCTTTTGTTCTATACGAATGGTGGCTGACTGAATACAGCCGATCTGGAATGCCGCCTGATCAGGCATCCAGTGTCTCTGTCTTAACGGGTTCGGCCGGCTGCGGCTTCACACTACTGCTGGCCGGCTGGTTCACTTCGGCTCCGGTCCGTTTCAGACCGGCCGGCGTGATTCCCCTGCGGCGGGTACGGGTGCCCGTCTTCATGCCGATGATGCCAAAGATGCTGGTCGGCTTCGCTG contains these protein-coding regions:
- a CDS encoding response regulator transcription factor; this translates as MIKVVIVDDDPFIRESLKVLVGLDAEIEVAGCAGDGREALTLLQELPDAADVVLMDIRMPGCDGVEGTRRIKAAFPQVSVLMLTTFDDDEYIIEALRGGASGYLLKNIPPDRIIQGIKTVHQGNMLIHPDIARKMAGFLQPAPARPDAGEIPPLDSCGLTKAEHGIVASIAEGLTNKEIAAKLFLSEGTVKNYITDILSKLGLRDRTQIAIFYLKSSRG